From one Pseudoliparis swirei isolate HS2019 ecotype Mariana Trench chromosome 5, NWPU_hadal_v1, whole genome shotgun sequence genomic stretch:
- the lsm4 gene encoding U6 snRNA-associated Sm-like protein LSm4 isoform X2, whose amino-acid sequence MLPLSLLKTAQNHPMLVELKNGETYNGHLVSCDNWMNINLREVICTSRDGDKFWRMPECYIRGSTIKYLRIPDEIIDMVKEEVVSKGRGRGGPQQNKQQGKGRGGQGGQGGGAGRGLFGGRGRGMSGPSRGQQQQLQLQPPDKKTGKPQGAKNQH is encoded by the exons CTTCCACTATCTCTGCTGAAAACGGCCCAGAACCATCCCATG CTGGTGGAGCTGAAGAACGGAGAGACGTACAACGGCCACCTGGTGAGCTGTGACAACTGGATGAACATCAACCTGAGAGAAGTCATCTGCACCTCGCGG GATGGAGACAAGTTCTGGAGGATGCCCGAGTGCTACATCAGAGGCAGCACCATCAAGTACCTGCGAATCCCCGATGAAATCATTGACatggtgaaggaggaggtggtgtcAAAGGGGCGTGGGCGCGGAGGCCCCCAGCAGAACAAGCAGCAGggcaaaggaagaggaggacagggaGGCCAAGGGGGAGGCGCAGGCCGAG GTCTGTTCGGCGGCCGCGGCCGAGGGATGTCGGGTCCCAGCCggggtcagcagcagcagctgcagctgcagccgcCCGACAAGAAGACGGGCAAACCGCAGGGCGCCAAGAACCAGCACTGA
- the lsm4 gene encoding U6 snRNA-associated Sm-like protein LSm4 isoform X1 has translation MVTPDIIYGIFSKVGENNCIQLYSYLAFFYLVLVHYINQCFKCTGLKCESSLRSVRPIIEVSRFLVPTIRPASCRRGSKAAGVFFACPFSPQLVELKNGETYNGHLVSCDNWMNINLREVICTSRDGDKFWRMPECYIRGSTIKYLRIPDEIIDMVKEEVVSKGRGRGGPQQNKQQGKGRGGQGGQGGGAGRGLFGGRGRGMSGPSRGQQQQLQLQPPDKKTGKPQGAKNQH, from the exons ATGGTAACACCtgatattatttatggtatatttAGCAAAGTGGGTGAAAACAACTGCATACAACTTTACAgttatttagcttttttttatcTTGTATTGGTCCACTATATAAATCAGTGTTTCAAATGTACCGGGCTGAAGTGCGAGTCGTCGTTGCGCTCCGTGCGTCCCATAATTGAAGTGTCTCGTTTTCTGGTTCCTACCATCCGTCCTGCGTCGTGTCGTCGAGGCTCTAAAGCAGCCGGCGTCTTCTTTGCGTGTCCTTTCTCTCCTCAGCTGGTGGAGCTGAAGAACGGAGAGACGTACAACGGCCACCTGGTGAGCTGTGACAACTGGATGAACATCAACCTGAGAGAAGTCATCTGCACCTCGCGG GATGGAGACAAGTTCTGGAGGATGCCCGAGTGCTACATCAGAGGCAGCACCATCAAGTACCTGCGAATCCCCGATGAAATCATTGACatggtgaaggaggaggtggtgtcAAAGGGGCGTGGGCGCGGAGGCCCCCAGCAGAACAAGCAGCAGggcaaaggaagaggaggacagggaGGCCAAGGGGGAGGCGCAGGCCGAG GTCTGTTCGGCGGCCGCGGCCGAGGGATGTCGGGTCCCAGCCggggtcagcagcagcagctgcagctgcagccgcCCGACAAGAAGACGGGCAAACCGCAGGGCGCCAAGAACCAGCACTGA